The following proteins are encoded in a genomic region of Amycolatopsis sulphurea:
- a CDS encoding SdrD B-like domain-containing protein, which produces MASAASLFLVLTGSAAVQIATSPEAVAAGENGYVFNDQWTLVSPGSASGPRTPSAFKSQAATKATTKIPLSTGTVDVTAQFSAGPEQLPGANFLANGTNQASYGAAANMLTGSPDPAKLPALGVLTTASSCGGPVGTAAHQNFDGVCENTGKLTLKFSKPVTNPVLDITGLGGQSNVERDINGVFWARGSFDATHWTIQTPGVSFAELSGGRTNLKTDGKTLEVAADNSHNMCNERPQGHAGTDYRTPKTDFAGCGSATLLGTFSEVTFKLDTEVRRFSNFPAATYDTGSLYFKDRKDGQADGINGLNVVPGESPLVPEYEAEATTSDLHRVSLRLPETNRLGDFVWEDTNGNGLQDSGEPGVAGVKAELLDCTGKPADGDGNGKPDTAVTDAKGKYSFDGLRDGCYQVRFTAPNGKTFTKPRAGDTTKDSDADPKTGTTGQTTLGADKREDLTLDAGLVAKTGNRLGDFVWEDTNGNGLQDTGEPGVAGVKAELLDCTGKPADGDGNGKPDTTVTDAQGKYHFDGLRDGCYQVHFTAPDGKTFTKPNIGDNAKNSDAEPKTGTTGQTTLGADKREDLTLDAGLVAKPGNHLGDFVWEDTNGNGLQDSGEPGVPGVKVELLDCTGKPADGDGNGKPDTAVTDAKGKYSFDGLRDGCYQVHFTAPDGKIFTKPHAGDNTKDSDADPKTGTTGQTTLGRDKPTDLTVDAGLVPQSGAPGLIDKASESGPLAFTGVDIAWMAGAAVLLLGGGGAALLYVRRRRSTVTDEG; this is translated from the coding sequence ATGGCGTCCGCGGCATCGCTGTTTCTCGTGCTGACGGGCTCGGCCGCGGTGCAGATCGCGACGTCGCCCGAGGCCGTCGCGGCCGGCGAGAACGGCTACGTCTTCAACGACCAGTGGACGCTGGTCAGCCCGGGTTCCGCGTCGGGGCCGCGTACCCCGAGCGCGTTCAAGAGCCAGGCGGCCACCAAGGCCACCACCAAGATCCCGCTCTCCACCGGGACGGTCGACGTGACCGCCCAGTTCTCGGCCGGTCCCGAGCAGCTGCCTGGGGCGAACTTCCTCGCCAACGGCACGAACCAGGCGTCCTACGGAGCCGCGGCGAACATGCTGACCGGATCGCCGGATCCGGCGAAGCTGCCCGCGCTGGGCGTGCTCACCACGGCCTCCAGCTGCGGCGGCCCGGTGGGCACCGCGGCGCATCAGAACTTCGACGGGGTGTGCGAGAACACCGGCAAGCTGACCCTGAAGTTCTCGAAGCCGGTGACCAACCCGGTGCTGGACATCACCGGCCTCGGTGGCCAGTCCAATGTCGAGCGGGACATCAACGGTGTCTTCTGGGCCCGCGGGTCGTTCGACGCGACGCATTGGACGATCCAGACCCCCGGGGTCAGCTTCGCCGAGCTGTCCGGCGGCCGGACCAATCTGAAGACCGACGGCAAGACCCTCGAAGTCGCCGCTGACAACAGCCACAACATGTGCAACGAGCGTCCGCAGGGACACGCGGGCACGGACTACCGGACTCCGAAGACCGACTTCGCCGGATGCGGTTCGGCTACCCTGCTGGGCACCTTCAGCGAGGTCACGTTCAAGCTGGACACCGAGGTCCGGCGGTTCTCGAACTTCCCCGCCGCGACGTACGACACCGGCAGCCTGTACTTCAAGGACCGCAAAGACGGTCAGGCCGACGGCATCAACGGCCTGAACGTCGTGCCGGGCGAGTCTCCCCTGGTGCCCGAGTACGAGGCCGAGGCGACCACCTCGGACCTGCACCGCGTCTCGCTGCGGCTGCCGGAGACCAACCGGCTCGGTGACTTCGTCTGGGAAGACACCAACGGCAACGGACTCCAGGACTCCGGCGAACCCGGCGTCGCAGGCGTCAAAGCCGAACTCCTCGACTGCACAGGCAAGCCGGCCGACGGAGACGGCAACGGCAAACCGGACACCGCAGTAACCGACGCGAAGGGCAAGTACTCCTTCGACGGCCTGCGCGACGGCTGCTACCAGGTGCGTTTCACCGCGCCCAATGGCAAGACCTTCACCAAGCCCCGCGCCGGGGACACCACGAAAGACTCCGACGCCGACCCCAAGACCGGCACCACCGGACAGACCACCCTCGGCGCGGACAAACGTGAAGACCTCACACTCGACGCCGGACTCGTAGCCAAGACCGGCAACCGGCTCGGTGACTTCGTCTGGGAAGACACCAACGGCAACGGACTCCAAGACACCGGCGAACCCGGCGTCGCAGGCGTCAAAGCCGAACTCCTCGACTGCACAGGCAAGCCAGCAGACGGAGACGGCAACGGCAAACCCGACACCACAGTCACCGACGCCCAAGGCAAATACCACTTCGACGGCCTGCGCGACGGCTGCTACCAGGTGCACTTCACCGCACCCGACGGCAAAACCTTCACCAAGCCCAACATCGGGGACAACGCGAAGAACTCCGACGCCGAGCCCAAGACCGGCACCACCGGACAGACCACCCTCGGCGCGGACAAACGTGAAGACCTCACACTCGACGCCGGTCTCGTGGCCAAGCCGGGCAACCACCTCGGTGACTTCGTCTGGGAAGACACCAACGGCAACGGACTCCAGGACAGCGGCGAACCCGGCGTTCCCGGAGTCAAGGTGGAACTCCTCGACTGCACAGGCAAGCCGGCCGACGGAGACGGCAACGGCAAACCGGACACCGCAGTAACCGACGCGAAGGGCAAGTACTCCTTCGACGGCCTGCGCGACGGCTGCTACCAGGTGCACTTCACCGCACCCGACGGCAAGATCTTCACCAAGCCCCACGCCGGGGACAACACGAAAGACTCCGACGCCGACCCCAAGACCGGCACCACCGGACAGACCACCCTCGGACGGGACAAGCCGACGGACCTGACCGTCGACGCCGGCCTGGTGCCCCAGTCGGGTGCTCCTGGTCTCATCGACAAGGCCAGTGAAAGTGGTCCGCTCGCCTTCACGGGTGTGGACATCGCTTGGATGGCCGGGGCCGCGGTCCTGCTGCTCGGCGGAGGTGGGGCTGCTCTCCTCTACGTGCGCCGTCGCCGCAGTACGGTCACGGATGAAGGCTGA
- a CDS encoding amidohydrolase family protein, producing MSALHLTGTVLPAGEPAQLWIEDGRISAEPVPGAETLCTDGFLVPGLVDAHCHPGIGPGGAVPPAEAEQQALVDRAAGTLLIRDCGLPIDVRPLQSRADLPTIIRCGRHLALPKRYLPGYAIELDDPALLPEAVAEQARDGDGWVKLVGDWIDRAEGDLAPLWPEDILAEAIRVAHDLGARVTAHVFGEAALPALIEAGVDCLEHGTALSSEQLAELARRDVALVPTLINIENFPGIADKATKYPTYAAHMRALHAGVGEMVSTAVEAGVRVFAGTDAGGMVEHGLIADEVEALHRAGMSRTQALASASWAAREWLGHPGIEHGAPADLIVYPADPREDLAVLRHPKHIVLGGTVFD from the coding sequence GTGAGCGCACTGCACCTGACCGGCACCGTACTGCCGGCGGGGGAGCCTGCGCAGCTGTGGATCGAGGACGGGCGCATCTCGGCCGAACCGGTCCCCGGCGCCGAAACCTTGTGCACCGACGGGTTCCTGGTGCCCGGCCTGGTCGACGCGCACTGCCACCCGGGGATCGGCCCGGGTGGCGCGGTGCCGCCGGCGGAAGCCGAGCAGCAGGCCCTTGTCGACCGTGCCGCCGGTACGCTGCTGATCCGCGATTGCGGTCTCCCGATCGACGTCCGGCCCCTGCAGTCGCGGGCCGATCTGCCGACGATCATCCGTTGCGGCCGGCACCTCGCGCTCCCGAAGCGCTACCTCCCGGGCTACGCGATCGAGCTGGACGACCCGGCGCTGCTGCCCGAAGCCGTCGCGGAACAAGCCCGCGACGGGGACGGCTGGGTCAAGCTGGTCGGCGACTGGATCGACCGTGCAGAGGGCGACCTGGCGCCGTTGTGGCCGGAAGACATACTCGCCGAGGCGATCCGTGTGGCACACGATCTGGGCGCGCGGGTCACGGCGCACGTGTTCGGCGAAGCCGCGCTGCCGGCGTTGATCGAAGCCGGTGTCGACTGTCTTGAACACGGCACCGCGCTGTCCTCGGAACAGCTCGCCGAGCTGGCCCGTCGAGATGTCGCGCTCGTGCCGACTCTGATCAACATCGAGAACTTTCCCGGCATCGCGGACAAGGCCACGAAGTACCCCACGTACGCGGCCCATATGCGTGCGCTGCACGCAGGTGTCGGCGAGATGGTCTCCACGGCCGTCGAGGCCGGCGTACGTGTCTTCGCGGGCACGGATGCGGGCGGCATGGTCGAACACGGCCTCATCGCCGACGAAGTCGAGGCTCTCCACCGCGCCGGGATGTCGCGTACGCAGGCGCTTGCCAGTGCGTCCTGGGCGGCCCGCGAGTGGCTCGGCCATCCCGGCATAGAGCACGGCGCACCCGCCGACCTGATCGTCTACCCGGCGGACCCGCGTGAAGACCTCGCCGTCCTTCGGCACCCGAAGCACATCGTGCTGGGCGGCACCGTCTTCGATTGA
- the ffh gene encoding signal recognition particle protein has translation MFDTLSDRLTSALQSLSRKGRLSDADIDATAREIRIALLEADVALPVVKAFVARVKERAKGAEVSQALNPAQQVIKIVNEELVAILGGETRRLNLAKNPPSVIMLAGLQGAGKTTLAGKLAMWLKKQGHAPMLVACDLQRPNAVTQLQVVGERAGVTTFAPEPGNGVGDPVDVARRAIAEARHAQHDVVVVDTAGRLGVDEELMKQAADIRDAVEPDEVLFVVDAMIGQDAVTTAEAFRDGVGFTGVVLTKLDGDARGGAALSVREVTGQPILFASNGEKLEDFDTFHPDRMASRILGMGDVLTLIEQAEQHFDQEQAEQAAQKLTSGQLTLEDFLEQMLAVRKMGPIGNLLGMLPGAGQMKDQLAEVDDKHLDKLQAIIRGMTPAERADPKMINGSRRLRIANGSGVAVRDVNDLVNRFFEARKMMAQMAGRFGFGGGGGSKTRKGKKGKKGKGRGPTQPKLRGGMPGGMPMLPPGGAGGGMPGLSQLGSMNDVPGFDPSKFKLPKNPK, from the coding sequence GTGTTCGACACTCTCTCCGATCGGCTCACTTCGGCCCTTCAGTCGCTCTCGCGCAAGGGCCGGCTGTCCGACGCCGACATCGACGCCACCGCGCGCGAGATCCGCATCGCGCTGCTGGAAGCGGACGTCGCGCTGCCGGTGGTCAAGGCGTTCGTCGCGCGGGTCAAGGAACGCGCGAAGGGCGCCGAGGTCTCGCAGGCGCTGAACCCGGCGCAGCAGGTCATCAAGATCGTCAACGAGGAGCTCGTGGCGATCCTCGGCGGTGAGACGCGCCGGTTGAACCTGGCGAAGAACCCGCCGTCGGTGATCATGCTCGCGGGTCTGCAGGGTGCCGGTAAGACCACCCTCGCGGGCAAGCTGGCGATGTGGCTGAAGAAGCAGGGCCACGCGCCGATGCTGGTCGCCTGTGACCTCCAGCGGCCCAACGCGGTCACGCAGCTGCAGGTGGTCGGCGAGCGTGCCGGAGTGACCACCTTCGCGCCCGAGCCAGGCAACGGCGTCGGCGACCCGGTCGACGTCGCGCGTCGTGCCATCGCCGAAGCACGGCACGCGCAGCACGACGTCGTCGTCGTCGACACGGCAGGTCGTCTCGGTGTCGACGAAGAGCTGATGAAGCAGGCCGCGGATATCCGCGATGCGGTCGAGCCGGACGAAGTCCTCTTCGTGGTCGACGCCATGATCGGGCAGGACGCGGTGACCACCGCCGAGGCGTTCCGCGACGGTGTCGGCTTCACCGGCGTCGTGCTCACGAAGCTCGACGGTGACGCCCGCGGTGGTGCCGCGCTCTCCGTACGCGAGGTCACCGGCCAGCCGATCCTTTTCGCGTCCAACGGCGAGAAGCTGGAGGACTTCGACACCTTCCACCCGGACCGGATGGCCTCGCGCATCCTCGGCATGGGTGACGTGCTGACCCTGATCGAGCAGGCCGAGCAGCACTTCGACCAGGAACAGGCCGAACAGGCCGCGCAGAAGCTGACCAGCGGCCAGCTGACCTTGGAGGACTTCCTCGAGCAGATGCTCGCGGTGCGCAAGATGGGCCCGATCGGCAACCTGCTGGGCATGCTGCCCGGCGCCGGGCAGATGAAGGACCAGCTCGCCGAGGTCGACGACAAGCACCTGGACAAGCTGCAGGCGATCATCCGCGGCATGACGCCGGCCGAGCGGGCCGACCCGAAGATGATCAACGGCTCCCGGCGGCTGCGCATCGCGAACGGCTCCGGGGTCGCCGTGCGCGACGTGAACGACCTGGTCAACCGGTTCTTCGAGGCGCGGAAGATGATGGCCCAGATGGCCGGCCGCTTCGGCTTCGGCGGGGGCGGCGGCAGCAAAACACGCAAGGGCAAGAAAGGGAAGAAAGGCAAGGGCCGCGGCCCCACACAGCCCAAGCTGCGTGGCGGGATGCCCGGTGGCATGCCGATGCTGCCCCCCGGTGGCGCCGGTGGCGGGATGCCCGGCCTGTCCCAGCTCGGCAGCATGAACGACGTCCCTGGATTCGATCCCTCGAAGTTCAAGCTGCCGAAAAACCCCAAGTGA
- a CDS encoding MarR family winged helix-turn-helix transcriptional regulator, whose product MTSAIKQHAEPAGELTALAREVREGVGRLDWRMRAEADAPSPGAAALTVLSRLSRAGTHTPGELAETERMHPQSLTRILATLTSRGLVTRTADPSDGRRSLIDITAAGRAVLREYSMSREKWLAAAMDRSLSTTEQELLRMASQLLKRLAES is encoded by the coding sequence ATGACATCAGCGATCAAGCAGCACGCCGAACCCGCCGGCGAACTGACCGCGCTCGCTCGCGAGGTGCGCGAAGGCGTCGGGCGGCTCGACTGGCGGATGCGCGCCGAAGCGGACGCGCCTTCGCCGGGGGCGGCCGCGCTCACGGTGCTTTCCCGGCTCTCTCGCGCCGGTACGCACACTCCGGGTGAGCTGGCCGAGACGGAGCGGATGCACCCACAGTCGCTGACGCGGATCCTGGCCACGCTTACCTCGCGCGGGCTCGTCACGCGCACCGCGGACCCTTCGGACGGACGGCGGTCGTTGATCGACATCACCGCCGCCGGACGTGCGGTGCTGCGGGAGTACTCGATGTCGCGCGAGAAGTGGCTGGCCGCCGCGATGGACCGCTCGCTCAGCACAACGGAGCAGGAGCTGCTGCGGATGGCTTCGCAGCTGCTGAAGCGGCTCGCGGAATCCTGA